Sequence from the Planctomycetota bacterium genome:
AACAGGATACCAACATGGAAGAGATCGAAAGCAAGGTCATCGACATCGTCAGCGAACAGATGGGCGTGGACAAGGGTGAGATCACCCGCGAAACCCACTTCATCAACGACCTCAACGCCGACAGCCTTGACACCGTCGAACTGGTCATGGAGTTCGAGGACGAGTTCGAACTGTCCATCCCCGATGAAGAGGCCGAGAAGATCCAGACCGTCGGCCAGGCGATCGATTACATCTCCGAACACAAGGGCTGATCGCTCAGAAGTATTCAGTGGAAAGTAACGAGTAAGGGGTCGAAGTACTCGCGGCTCCCTCACTCGTTACTTGCT
This genomic interval carries:
- the acpP gene encoding acyl carrier protein, with translation MEEIESKVIDIVSEQMGVDKGEITRETHFINDLNADSLDTVELVMEFEDEFELSIPDEEAEKIQTVGQAIDYISEHKG